The DNA sequence CCAGCTTGACCAGACGTTCGATAGCCTTCTCGGCCAGCTGCTCGAGCGCCTCGGCGGTGAGGTGATATTTCTCGGGATGGGCCCCACGGTTGCCGTCGCTGCGCAGCCTGTGCAAGGCGCGGGTCAGACGCACGTTGATCACCCGCTGACGGTTGAGCAGTTCGATTCGGTCGTAGAGGTTGGGGCTGTCGAAGACCAGCTGCTGGGAGGCCGCCAGCTTATCGGTCAATCTATGGGTGAAGCTACGCACGTGCAGCAGTGCCTGGGTCGGCACGTCACGCACATAGCTCTTGGCCACACGGTAGTCTTCACCCAGGTCGTGCGAAAATTGGCTAACCAGTTCGATATCGCTGAGCAAGGTGAGGACTCCGTCTGTGCTGTATTTAAAAGGCGCTGCTCTTTAGGATCACACCTGCTCGTCTATGCTGGGACGCGACACCATGTAGAGGCGGAACAGGGCTACGTTGACGAACAGGCCGAAGAAGGCCACCAACACCTCGACCACTAACACCAGCGGGAAGCCTACGGATTGTGCCAGGCTAGACAGGGTGCCGCCGATAAGCGACAGCGGAATATAGAGCATGAGTACCAGCAGGGTCTTAAAGGCGATAGGACCACTAAACTTGAAGCTACCCTTGATCGCTTCCAGCGGCGTCAGACGCTCGACCACCACCATGAAGTTCACATAGGCCAGGCGAGCGAACACATAGATGCTGATCACCAGACCCACCAGCCAGATAGGACCAAAGGCGGCAAACAGCATCACAGGAGCCAGAATAGCCAGGCCAGAGAAGACACCGGCCAGCAGCAGCGGCGGCACGAAACTCAGGCTGGTCTTGAGCAGTATGCCGGTCGACGGCTCATGCCCATGGGATCTCACCTCCATAAACAGCGTCAGGGCGGCGATAAGCAGTGAAAAGACCAACAAGAGCACCATCATAGCGATCATGTGGGGCACGCCAAACTGGGGATTCTCCAGATCTGCGCTATTGATCTCCATGCCTAACCACATCTGAATCCCCACCTGTAGGAATAAGATAGGCACGGTAAGTGCGGCTAACTGGCGGATATGGTTACGAAAGAAGTTATAAGCTTCGGTCAAAATCGCTGATAATGACATGTGACTTTCCATTAGATAGATATAAACCAACTTGTGAGTGCGACAGGATACCGAAATTTCGCCGCCAATGCACAACACATGTCTAAAAATAGATACAAACTTGTTGCCAGGCTAGGCTAGAATAGGTCGCCTATCTAGCACTTAATCACCATGGGATGGCGATTCATGAAATTATCCACTATCAGCGCGGTTATCTTAGGCTCATTACTGCTCAGCAGCCCGGCATCGGCCGGCTGGTTTGACGACCTCACCAAGAAAGAAGAGGCGCCTCAGGTCGCCACCCAGACTCAAAACAACGATCTCGTTGGCACTGTGATGTCTCAGCTCGGTCTCAACCAGACCCAGGCGGAAGGTGGACTGGGTAGCCTGCTATCGCTGGCGAAGACGACCCTCGGCGGCGACAGCTTCGGCCCTATCGCCGAGGCGATTCCTGGCATAGATGGCCTGCTCTCGGCGGCGCCGCAGCTCGACAGCGACTCTGGCATGTCGGGCCTACTCTCTAAGGCGGGCGATCTCGGCAGCTCGCTACAGGGTGGCGCCCAGGTTTATGATTCTTTTGAGAAGCTTGGCATCTCCAAGGAACTGGCTAAGCCTATGGTCGATATCGTTAAGGGGTACCTCGACGCCAACGCCGGCGCCGGTACCACAGATCTGCTGATG is a window from the Shewanella loihica PV-4 genome containing:
- a CDS encoding DUF2780 domain-containing protein, with the translated sequence MKLSTISAVILGSLLLSSPASAGWFDDLTKKEEAPQVATQTQNNDLVGTVMSQLGLNQTQAEGGLGSLLSLAKTTLGGDSFGPIAEAIPGIDGLLSAAPQLDSDSGMSGLLSKAGDLGSSLQGGAQVYDSFEKLGISKELAKPMVDIVKGYLDANAGAGTTDLLMQGLGALL